In Panacibacter ginsenosidivorans, the following proteins share a genomic window:
- a CDS encoding sensor histidine kinase, producing the protein MEKNEIILAVFMLTLLAILIAGFLLFIFIWYRKKRNNYLQEKAFAEISYKKELLQTQLEIQEQTFKIISEEIHDNIGQTLSFVKLNLSTIKTDDNIISAKITESNELLNKTIHDLRDLSRSLNPGFISDIGLANAIKQQLQLLEKTGRYTVVFTAEGTEYKNDPQRELVVFRVIQELLNNIVKHAVASVITTTIQYQPEQLVISVKDNGNGFDIENKSAAAHKSLGLRNMYNRMKLVNGSMQITSARGSGTTAIIRLAKDSFSLLKK; encoded by the coding sequence ATGGAAAAAAACGAGATCATATTAGCAGTATTCATGCTTACACTGCTGGCAATCCTCATTGCAGGTTTTCTTTTATTCATATTTATCTGGTACCGTAAAAAACGCAACAATTACCTGCAGGAAAAAGCATTTGCAGAGATCAGCTATAAAAAAGAATTACTGCAAACACAACTCGAAATACAGGAGCAGACTTTTAAGATCATCAGCGAGGAGATACACGACAATATTGGTCAAACACTCAGTTTTGTAAAGCTCAATCTCAGTACCATTAAAACAGATGATAATATTATCTCCGCTAAAATAACAGAATCAAACGAACTGCTTAATAAAACCATCCACGACCTGCGTGATCTTTCCCGTAGTCTTAACCCTGGTTTTATCAGCGATATTGGTTTAGCTAATGCCATAAAACAGCAACTACAGTTGCTGGAGAAAACAGGCAGGTATACTGTTGTTTTTACTGCTGAAGGAACCGAATACAAGAACGATCCGCAGAGAGAACTGGTGGTATTCCGCGTTATACAGGAATTGCTGAACAATATTGTAAAACATGCCGTTGCTTCCGTTATCACAACCACTATACAATACCAGCCGGAGCAATTGGTCATTTCCGTAAAAGACAATGGAAATGGGTTTGATATAGAAAATAAATCAGCAGCAGCACATAAAAGTCTTGGCCTGCGCAACATGTATAACAGGATGAAATTAGTTAATGGCAGTATGCAGATAACCAGTGCCCGGGGCAGCGGCACTACCGCCATTATCAGGCTGGCAAAAGATTCCTTCTCTTTGCTGAAAAAGTAA
- a CDS encoding response regulator transcription factor has protein sequence MKNGMRKTVYLIDDDSDILSVLAVTLQYGKFEPIMDFNGNNFDVTRRPCPDLYIIDINLLGKNGCDLCGQIKGACPDIPVILLSANMDIEQLSLACNADAFISKPFDILNVLDTVNKLMYSERRTVNN, from the coding sequence ATGAAAAATGGAATGCGAAAAACTGTTTACCTTATTGATGACGATAGTGATATTCTATCTGTTTTAGCTGTGACATTACAGTATGGAAAATTTGAACCGATAATGGATTTTAACGGTAACAATTTTGATGTTACCCGGCGTCCGTGTCCCGATCTGTATATTATTGATATTAATCTTTTAGGTAAAAACGGTTGCGATCTGTGCGGGCAGATAAAGGGTGCATGCCCTGATATTCCGGTAATACTCCTTTCTGCCAATATGGATATAGAACAATTATCCTTAGCGTGTAATGCGGACGCCTTTATATCTAAACCATTTGATATATTGAATGTGCTGGACACCGTAAATAAATTAATGTACAGTGAACGGAGAACAGTGAACAACTAA